AATTGCCAAAGTGAAGCCAACATTAGATATGCCATATTTATGTTGAGACACACGTGGTAAGAACCAGGAATCCTAGAATGTTGGAGCTGGAAGGAACATTGTTAGTATAAtgttttatagatcaggaaactcCAATCAGCTACAGCTACACAGCTTGATAGTGAGTAGTAGAACcagaattctatttttcttgaaaattttcacCCTGTTATCTGGTGTTAGAGCTAAAATTCTCatttgaccccccccccccacaagtaAATATAATACTCTTTCTGGATTTGGAAAACTTTTGTCTACCTGGTTTCAACCCACAGgagtgaaaaaaatcattttgcttcTTGGTGCCAACTTGGTAAAAGTATTATTTCACAGAATGTGCCTAATTAATCAAATGATTAGAAAATGGACTCTGATTAGAGAATGGATAGCTGCTTTTATGCTCCTTAATTAACTAACAACCAATTtaaattgtgcttttggtgtttaAAGCACAGGAAGGCAGTATTCTTTTTCCCTATATGTATCTCTGACTTGAAGAGAAGGTTCGACCACACCATGTAGAACTGACGGTGTTAAGTGCCATACTTTTTCTGTTAAACTCTGCTGTGTATTGAATAGGAGCAATGCCGATTAGagaaaatgataaacaaaaaaacaaatgccaGTTTGAatttatgaaattagaaattaggCGTCCTGTTGGAGATTCTTAAttattggaggaaaaaaaccccaggGAATTATGGATCATCATTAAACTCAAAGTTTAATGAGCTTCGGTTCTTTTGTGGTGAATGGAGTGctttaaattttcatgaaacaGGTTTTGTTCAGGAAAATAGTCACCCAATGGCATAAGCATTTATAGTTCTCTAAAAATCATGCCTGTCTCTCCTCACTGAGTAAGAGCTGGTTAGGGAATCTTTGTCCCCCACAGGTCTTAAGTGTTCTGCCCATTAGGTTCCACCCATGGCAGAGTGTTAAGCCATATGCTGTCTCAGTTGTATGTCAGAGTTTCCCATGCTCTTCTGTCATGATACATTTTCGGTTTTGAGTATGAATCTAATTTAGGTTCTGTGTTCCTTTGTTGTGAATGACCCTGAAAAAATCACTTCGTTACCCTGGGCCTCAGGTATGAAGAGATTGAATTGTGAAAATCTCTTCATTGTCCAAGATAATAAGTTTAGCTGAGTACTTTTTTTAATgggatatttttaatttgatgtagcaAGAAGTAACAATACTtataaccaaaaaagaaagaaagacaaaaaacaaattacTTTTAACAACAAAATCATCTCTTTGGCTTAGGTTTCTGGAACTGACAGTTAAGTATTTATGGAGGTTGTGAGGGGACAGGGAGAATCTAGGGTAGATTTGTTTAGTGctgccatttatttttacttttgtatgcTCTTTAACCTTTTGGGAGAgtatttctatgtttattttatagaagaaaactgaATCTCATACTGCCTAGCCCTAGACTGGAAACTGGGGACTTGAACTGTCCTGAGCTCCTTAGACTATTGTCTATATAGTTTGGTTTGGTATCAGATGGCACAGAACTTGGTATCCAGTGTAACTCTTCCTGTTCTATTCTTTCAGCTTGGATTTACTTTTGGCAACGTGGTTGGAATGTATCTGGCTCAGAACTATGACGTAAGTGGCCATATCCATATCCACCCTGATTCCATGTCACAAATTTGTAGTGATCTGTCTTTGTTAAAGTCAGGTACGCCTTCCAGCACAAATGAAATCCATAGACCTGAGGAAAATGTCCTGAATTTTGTAGAAAGATTGTCCATTGTTTGAAAAATACATCTCACAGAAGCATCTGTCCTCCATTATCACAAGAGGGCAAAATCCCATCAATTTAAGATGGTCTTGTGATCTTGAACTATGTTTGTTAGCCCAGAGTAATTAATTACTAAGTTGGAGTCTTCTTACAGTTCTATGGAAAATTATGTGATAAGTGGGAATTTAAAGACTAATTGGTAGCATACTACCCGCTACGTGGTagtaatgactgagaattttagTGATGGATCTTTATAATGCAGCTCAGTTAAGGAGGTCAGAGTTTTGTGAAGTGAGGAGTTatattagcctcattttatagatgggaagtTGAAAACCAGGTGACAAAACTgtaaagagagggaaaggaaggaaggggtgggaagagggaaggaagggaaacatgaTATTAACTTTTGATCTGTTTGTGGTGAAGCTTTTAACGTGACAAAAGAAATTCTTTATCAACCTTCACTTGACTTACATGGTTTTCTAGGGAGGAgctttattaatttatatcacCTTTATTGTTTATATGTACAGCTTCTACTTGGCACTGGATTGAGGTGCTAAGTGAGTATATAAAAGGAGAAGTCAGAATCTGGCTTTCAGGGAGGGAGCATACATTACTTTCCAACTTCTGAGATCCTTCTTATGCAGTTAGGAGGCTAAGAAATTCTATTTAGCAGGTcactttcagagaaaaataaagacttgtACAACAACCCTTTATTGTTGGAGGAAGAGAAGTAAAAGATTATTGATTAGGTTGATGCAAAATTACaataatcttttttctctttaaagatacCAAACCTGGctaaaaaactagaagaaattaaaaaggacttGGATGCCAAGAAGAAACCCCCTAGTCCATGAGGCGGACTGCAGCACTGCCTTCTGGATGTGTGGATTCTGCTGTTCTTGAGGGCCTCCTTACCATCTGAAccaaaagcttttgttttaaattccagcCTCAGCAATTTTCCTGTTAGATCCTGCGTTACCTGAGAGCACAGATGGGGCCACAAGTTAAGAACCACCCTTTTCCAGCTTCCTCACCTcgtcccttcctccttccagccACTTGAGACGGCCTAAGACTGGAATTATGGTGCTAGATTAGTAAATGTGACCTTTAATTTGTAGTCTCTCCTTTATTCTTGGAATTTCTActcttttctaaagaaaaattgaTGAGTTTTGTATAGCCGATCAGACATAAATAATGCTGATTACACAGCTTAGCGATTATAATGGGTGTTTAAACATTTGGTACTAAATTATGTTGTTTTAAAGTCATTAAAATGAAAGCCCAGAAGCCAGTTACTCCGGAATTATCCACTTACTATATACTGTTGTCAGACAGCTCCATAAGTGCTAATTTAATCAGTAAATCAATTTACTACTCATTAACTGAGAAACTATATTCTGAGAACCCTGTCAGGAACTAGGGAgttagtttaaaaatgtaaa
This genomic window from Halichoerus grypus chromosome 12, mHalGry1.hap1.1, whole genome shotgun sequence contains:
- the STMP1 gene encoding short transmembrane mitochondrial protein 1 isoform X2, which translates into the protein MLQFLLGFTFGNVVGMYLAQNYDIPNLAKKLEEIKKDLDAKKKPPSP
- the STMP1 gene encoding short transmembrane mitochondrial protein 1 isoform X1, yielding MLQFLVRGAAQEGPGLGFTFGNVVGMYLAQNYDIPNLAKKLEEIKKDLDAKKKPPSP
- the STMP1 gene encoding short transmembrane mitochondrial protein 1 isoform X3; this encodes MSVTLGFTFGNVVGMYLAQNYDIPNLAKKLEEIKKDLDAKKKPPSP